TCTTTGAGAAACCAGATGGAGAGCGCCACGGCTGCAATGATAACCAACAAACTAACGGCATTATTTCTTTTCATGACAGTATATCTATCCTTTCACATAACTAAACGATATGTCTGTACATTTTTATTACTAAGACTGGGAAGCTGCCTTTGCTTTCAGATATTCTGTAACCTTTTCAACGATATCTTTTGGGTTTTGCGGCTTTGTCAGATAAAGGTCACATCCAACACGTTGGCCTTCTTTGAAATCCTGCTCCTGATTGAGCGCAGTAAAGAGGAACACGATAATATCTTTAGTCTCAGTATTACCTTTTATCCATTCGCATACATCAAAACCCGTTTGTCCACAGAGGATAACATCCAGAATAACCAGATCGGGCTTTTCGTTTTTTATTGCCTGCATCGCCTGATTTGCAGTAATAGCTTCGGAAATAACGAAGCCCTGCATTTCAAGGAAGAGTCGCAGTATTTTACGGATGCCAGGCTCGTCATCTACAAGCAATATACGAAAAGGTCTATCCATTATTACCAGTTACCCATATTACCAGTTACTC
Above is a genomic segment from Chitinivibrionales bacterium containing:
- a CDS encoding response regulator, yielding MDRPFRILLVDDEPGIRKILRLFLEMQGFVISEAITANQAMQAIKNEKPDLVILDVILCGQTGFDVCEWIKGNTETKDIIVFLFTALNQEQDFKEGQRVGCDLYLTKPQNPKDIVEKVTEYLKAKAASQS